The Bosea sp. AS-1 region GCCCTCGCGACCTCGTCCCTGGCGCTGGCTGGCTGCGGCCCCGATGCCGGCGGGTTCGTGCTGCCGACCTCGACCGGCATGAACGAGGAATTCACCCGCGGCTTCGTGATGGACGACGCCCTCGTCGCGCAGGTCAAGGTGGGCATGGACGTGCAGTCCGTGCTGCAGATCCTCGGCACCCCGTCGACGACCTCGACCGTCGGCAACCGCACCTTCTATTATATCAGCCAGCGGATGCGCCGGCGCTTCCAGTTCCAGGATGCGCAGGTGATCGACCAGCAGGTGCTGGTGGTCTA contains the following coding sequences:
- a CDS encoding outer membrane protein assembly factor BamE, with the translated sequence MSPISRRAALLGALATSSLALAGCGPDAGGFVLPTSTGMNEEFTRGFVMDDALVAQVKVGMDVQSVLQILGTPSTTSTVGNRTFYYISQRMRRRFQFQDAQVIDQQVLVVYFNKGFKVERIANYGLQDGVIFDFISRTTPAGGEEQNFLRNLFRGVTKFNPLGGLTGN